From the genome of Candidatus Baltobacteraceae bacterium, one region includes:
- a CDS encoding hydantoinase/oxoprolinase family protein, which yields MPILPTATRLRVGIDVGGTFTDLVAVDTASGEIVALKVASTPQAPERGVLEAMRELRARYATAPHIEWLSHSTTIATNALLGQMHLELPRVAFVTTEGFRDVIEIGRQNRSEVYNLFVTRPKPLVARADRIGVRERMDFSGNVLVALEDAEIERAIAELRARNVDAVAIGLLHAYANDAHERRLARAIARALPGIPITSSAEIDPEYREYERFSTTVVNAALLPIVRRYIERLVRALHDDGITAPLYVMQSNGGMATAQRAAARPATIIESGPASGVIAAAETARQLALEKVLSFDMGGTTAKAGTIADGAVQVVGEFEAAGSTHSGRSIKGSGYPVRFPFVDLAEISAGGGTVAWIDDGGSLRVGPLSAGADPGPACYGRSDRATVTDANVVLGRLNQTHLVGGTFPIDARRSRDAVATLAQALQLSVEAAASGILTLVDSEMAKVLRIVTVERGLDPREFAMIAFGGNGPLHACALAEELGIARVLVPRHPGVFSAYGLLVAEMRASFVRPVLRELSAFDCDELQALFAGLEEEGRQALREQGVDDAAIGFVREYDMRYRGQSFELDIEHGDSIDAIAESFHRKHERRYGYAVRDEAVELVNARLTAIGNLARAPRADRTRAAATPAPAPATRDVFIDGAFRPTPVYTREHLPPAIDGPALVEQYDTCAYVPPGWRAQDGDILTLERAL from the coding sequence GTGCCCATTTTGCCAACGGCCACGAGACTTCGCGTTGGGATCGACGTCGGGGGGACGTTTACGGACCTCGTCGCCGTCGATACGGCTAGCGGCGAGATCGTCGCGCTCAAAGTTGCTTCCACGCCTCAGGCACCGGAGCGCGGCGTGCTTGAAGCTATGCGCGAACTGCGGGCACGGTATGCAACGGCCCCGCATATCGAATGGCTCTCCCATTCGACGACGATCGCAACCAACGCGCTGCTCGGGCAGATGCATCTCGAGTTGCCGCGGGTGGCGTTCGTCACCACCGAGGGGTTTCGCGACGTCATCGAGATCGGGCGGCAGAATCGCAGCGAAGTCTACAATCTGTTCGTGACGCGCCCCAAGCCGCTGGTCGCGCGTGCGGATCGCATCGGCGTGCGCGAGCGCATGGACTTTTCCGGCAACGTGCTCGTCGCGCTCGAAGATGCCGAGATCGAGCGCGCGATCGCCGAACTGCGCGCTCGTAACGTCGATGCCGTCGCGATCGGGCTGCTCCACGCTTACGCAAACGACGCGCACGAACGGCGCCTCGCGCGAGCGATCGCTCGCGCGCTGCCCGGCATACCGATTACGTCTTCCGCGGAGATCGATCCGGAGTATCGCGAGTACGAGCGCTTCTCCACGACCGTCGTTAACGCCGCGCTCTTGCCGATCGTCCGCCGGTACATCGAGCGGTTGGTTCGGGCGTTGCACGACGACGGCATCACCGCGCCGCTCTACGTCATGCAAAGCAACGGCGGCATGGCGACCGCGCAACGCGCCGCGGCGCGGCCGGCAACGATCATCGAGAGCGGGCCGGCCTCGGGCGTCATCGCCGCGGCCGAAACCGCGCGTCAATTAGCCCTCGAGAAAGTGCTCTCGTTCGATATGGGCGGCACAACCGCAAAGGCCGGCACGATCGCCGACGGCGCGGTGCAAGTCGTCGGCGAATTCGAGGCGGCGGGCTCCACGCACTCCGGACGCTCGATCAAGGGCAGCGGCTATCCCGTGCGTTTTCCGTTCGTCGATCTCGCCGAGATTAGCGCGGGCGGCGGCACGGTCGCGTGGATCGACGACGGCGGATCGCTACGCGTCGGGCCGCTCTCGGCCGGCGCCGACCCCGGTCCCGCCTGTTACGGACGCTCCGATCGCGCGACGGTCACCGATGCCAACGTCGTGCTCGGGCGTTTGAATCAAACGCACCTGGTCGGCGGGACGTTTCCGATCGACGCGCGCCGTTCGCGCGACGCGGTTGCGACGCTCGCGCAAGCGCTGCAGCTCTCGGTGGAGGCGGCCGCGAGCGGCATTCTTACGCTCGTCGATAGCGAGATGGCCAAAGTGCTGCGCATCGTCACGGTCGAACGGGGACTCGATCCGCGCGAGTTCGCCATGATCGCGTTCGGCGGCAACGGTCCGCTGCACGCCTGCGCGCTCGCGGAGGAGCTCGGCATCGCACGCGTGCTCGTCCCGCGCCATCCCGGCGTCTTCTCCGCCTACGGGTTGCTCGTCGCCGAAATGCGCGCCAGTTTCGTGCGGCCGGTCTTACGCGAACTCTCCGCGTTCGATTGCGACGAATTGCAAGCGCTCTTCGCCGGTCTGGAAGAGGAAGGCCGCCAAGCGCTGCGCGAGCAGGGTGTCGACGACGCCGCCATCGGTTTCGTGCGCGAATACGACATGCGCTATCGCGGACAGAGCTTCGAGCTCGATATCGAACACGGCGATTCGATCGATGCGATCGCCGAGAGCTTTCACCGCAAGCACGAACGCCGGTATGGATACGCGGTCCGCGACGAAGCGGTGGAGCTGGTCAACGCGCGGCTTACGGCAATCGGCAACCTGGCTCGTGCTCCGCGCGCCGATCGAACGCGTGCCGCCGCAACTCCCGCGCCCGCGCCGGCCACGCGCGACGTGTTTATCGACGGCGCTTTTCGGCCGACGCCGGTCTACACGCGCGAGCATCTTCCGCCGGCGATCGACGGGCCGGCGCTCGTCGAGCAATACGACACCTGCGCCTACGTCCCGCCGGGTTGGCGCGCGCAGGACGGGGATATTCTCACCCTGGAGCGTGCGTTGTGA
- a CDS encoding DNA polymerase Y family protein, with protein MLCVYVPNYALAVARRDRPDLGDVAALLADKPDRGRVLALDERAAACGARVGQTVVQARASANDACVLVHDPIRSHLVWSDMLDALDAVSPLVDDTAEGLAYLEMRGIDGAPSDWIARAHTVLRDFDLPLRVAIAPNKFLAHAAASVADGYVCGREDVRALLEPLPVELLDLDPKTIERLGLLGVRALGDLARLPHGPLVRRFGKSAATWHARANGNDPTPLLPRAHEIQIDAAMYGEGTADREEQLYFALRMLTDRVCSDLARMGKGAAMVQVSFECESGDNRRMEVGLAQATADSRMMLDVVRAKLEGQAFESPVVGLRVAVMRLEELGTPATLFAQREPDPQAIALALARLENALGASGTRMRAQAAHCFEQRFTAEAFAVGAGEAPTTANAAHPVPQLRLLAVREIDVVIRANEPVLVGSPPRAVTDCAGPWRIDEGWFDGPVVRDEYDVLLEDGQLYRIYRQGERWYLRGAYD; from the coding sequence ATGCTCTGCGTCTACGTTCCCAACTACGCACTCGCCGTTGCGCGCCGCGATCGCCCCGATCTCGGCGACGTTGCGGCACTGCTGGCCGATAAACCCGATCGCGGACGCGTTCTCGCGCTCGACGAACGCGCCGCGGCATGCGGGGCGCGCGTCGGACAGACGGTCGTGCAGGCGCGCGCCTCGGCTAACGACGCGTGCGTGCTGGTACACGATCCGATTCGCTCGCATCTGGTTTGGAGCGACATGCTCGACGCGCTCGATGCGGTTTCGCCGCTGGTCGACGACACGGCCGAAGGGCTCGCCTATCTCGAGATGCGCGGCATCGACGGCGCTCCATCCGATTGGATCGCGCGCGCGCATACGGTGCTGCGCGATTTCGATCTGCCGCTGCGCGTAGCGATCGCACCGAATAAGTTTCTCGCGCACGCGGCGGCCAGCGTGGCCGACGGATACGTTTGCGGGCGAGAAGACGTGCGCGCGCTGCTCGAGCCGCTGCCGGTCGAACTGCTCGATCTCGACCCGAAGACGATCGAACGCTTGGGGCTGCTGGGCGTGCGCGCGCTCGGCGACCTCGCGCGCCTACCGCATGGTCCGCTCGTCCGTCGCTTCGGAAAGAGCGCGGCCACGTGGCACGCGCGAGCCAACGGAAACGACCCGACGCCGCTCTTGCCGCGCGCGCACGAGATACAGATCGATGCAGCGATGTACGGCGAAGGCACGGCCGATCGCGAAGAACAGCTCTACTTTGCCTTGCGTATGTTGACCGACCGCGTCTGTTCGGATCTCGCGCGGATGGGTAAAGGTGCGGCGATGGTCCAGGTGAGTTTCGAATGTGAGAGCGGCGATAACCGCCGCATGGAGGTCGGGCTGGCTCAAGCGACGGCCGATTCGCGCATGATGCTCGATGTCGTACGCGCGAAACTCGAGGGGCAAGCGTTCGAGTCGCCGGTCGTGGGCTTGCGAGTAGCGGTCATGCGCTTGGAAGAGCTCGGCACCCCCGCCACGCTCTTCGCGCAACGCGAACCGGATCCGCAGGCGATCGCACTGGCGCTCGCACGTCTGGAGAACGCGCTCGGTGCGAGCGGAACGCGAATGCGCGCGCAAGCGGCCCACTGTTTCGAGCAGCGATTCACCGCCGAAGCCTTTGCCGTTGGTGCGGGTGAGGCGCCCACAACTGCGAATGCGGCGCATCCGGTGCCGCAGTTGCGGTTGCTCGCGGTGCGCGAGATCGACGTCGTCATACGGGCCAACGAGCCGGTGCTCGTTGGATCGCCCCCACGAGCCGTGACCGATTGTGCGGGGCCCTGGCGCATCGACGAAGGCTGGTTCGATGGCCCGGTCGTCCGCGACGAATACGACGTATTATTAGAAGACGGTCAACTGTATCGCATCTATCGCCAAGGCGAACGCTGGTATCTTCGAGGAGCCTATGATTGA
- a CDS encoding hydantoinase B/oxoprolinase family protein encodes MKVGAVDPIVSEVIKSSLIYASEEMGIAVRNSAYSANIKERLDHSCALFDRRGRLIAQAEHIPVHLGSLPWGLRATLDAIEAQDGGVREGEMWVVNDPYLSGTHLNDVTVIRPIYFNSTLVGYAANKAHHTDVGGMVPGSMSADAPELFAEGLIVPPIRLVRDDRVVTSTIAIFRANSRTPHARSGDLRAQLAGNHTGERRLLELYARYGEPVVEAALERILNESERRMRNALRALGDGVFESSDVLEDRAGRPSIRIALRLTLRDGSAHFDYAGTAQQVAFPMNAVYGVTLSGVYYALRAVTDPSIPMNDGCFRPVTVDVPVGTLLNPRRPAPVSGGNVETSTRNADVVLAALALAAPDRVPAPSGGTMSNVMIGGVRASGESWAFYETNGCGMGARPTSDGLSGIQCHMTNTLNTPIEAIEREFPLRVTRYEFADGTGGAGRFRGGDGLIRALELTDGSARVSLLAERHAVAPSGARGGGAGATGRHALVRDARTTVLPAKTTLDLVPGDTLVIATPGGGGYGCGDGEGAGAPAL; translated from the coding sequence ATGAAGGTCGGTGCCGTCGACCCGATCGTGAGCGAAGTGATCAAGAGTTCGCTTATCTACGCAAGCGAAGAGATGGGCATCGCGGTTCGCAATAGCGCGTATTCGGCGAACATCAAGGAACGGCTCGACCATTCGTGCGCGCTCTTCGATCGGCGCGGCCGGCTGATCGCACAAGCCGAGCATATTCCGGTGCACCTGGGATCGCTGCCGTGGGGATTGCGCGCGACGCTCGATGCAATCGAGGCGCAGGACGGCGGCGTACGCGAAGGCGAGATGTGGGTCGTCAACGATCCGTATCTCTCGGGCACCCATCTCAACGACGTCACCGTCATTCGCCCGATCTATTTCAACTCGACGCTCGTCGGCTATGCGGCCAACAAAGCGCATCATACCGACGTCGGCGGCATGGTACCCGGTTCGATGTCGGCCGATGCGCCCGAACTCTTCGCCGAAGGCTTGATCGTGCCGCCGATTCGCCTCGTGCGCGACGATCGCGTCGTGACTTCAACGATCGCCATTTTTCGAGCCAACTCGCGTACGCCGCACGCGCGCAGCGGCGACCTCCGCGCGCAGCTCGCCGGCAACCACACGGGCGAGCGGCGGCTCCTCGAACTCTACGCCCGCTACGGCGAGCCCGTCGTCGAAGCGGCGCTGGAGCGGATCCTCAACGAAAGCGAACGCCGCATGCGCAACGCCTTGCGCGCGCTCGGCGACGGCGTCTTCGAAAGCAGCGACGTCCTCGAGGATCGCGCGGGCCGGCCGTCGATCCGCATCGCCCTGCGTTTGACGCTTCGCGACGGCAGCGCGCACTTCGATTATGCTGGAACGGCGCAGCAGGTCGCCTTTCCAATGAACGCGGTCTACGGCGTCACCCTTTCGGGCGTCTATTACGCGCTGCGCGCGGTCACCGATCCGAGTATTCCGATGAACGACGGCTGCTTTCGTCCGGTGACCGTGGACGTGCCCGTCGGTACGCTGCTCAATCCGCGCCGCCCCGCGCCCGTCTCCGGCGGCAACGTCGAGACCAGCACGCGCAACGCCGACGTCGTGCTCGCGGCGCTGGCGCTTGCCGCGCCCGATCGCGTGCCGGCTCCGAGCGGCGGTACGATGAGCAACGTGATGATCGGCGGCGTGCGGGCCTCGGGCGAAAGCTGGGCGTTTTACGAAACCAACGGCTGCGGTATGGGCGCGCGCCCCACGAGCGACGGCCTCTCCGGCATACAATGCCACATGACCAATACGCTCAACACGCCGATCGAAGCGATCGAGCGGGAGTTTCCGCTACGCGTCACGCGCTACGAATTCGCCGACGGTACCGGCGGCGCGGGGCGATTTCGCGGCGGCGACGGGTTGATTCGGGCGCTCGAACTCACCGACGGCAGCGCGCGGGTGTCGCTGCTCGCCGAACGGCATGCCGTCGCGCCGTCGGGCGCCCGCGGCGGCGGCGCCGGCGCAACCGGACGGCACGCACTCGTACGCGACGCGCGAACGACGGTGCTGCCGGCAAAGACGACGCTCGATCTCGTGCCGGGAGATACGCTCGTTATCGCAACGCCGGGCGGCGGCGGTTACGGCTGCGGCGACGGTGAGGGCGCGGGCGCGCCCGCGTTGTGA
- a CDS encoding CHAD domain-containing protein → MERALRRFEKKPSAKRVHRARKAAARLLAILEDFPACVDEEPALAPRVRALRKWLGKVRDADVHLQRLRAYRAASTLEEREAIERLRSAVARRKRKAENRLDAFLRVSQ, encoded by the coding sequence ATGGAGCGCGCGCTGCGACGCTTCGAAAAGAAGCCGTCGGCAAAACGCGTTCACCGCGCCCGCAAGGCCGCGGCACGGCTGCTCGCGATCTTGGAGGACTTCCCGGCTTGCGTGGACGAGGAACCCGCCCTCGCGCCGCGCGTTCGAGCCTTGCGCAAATGGCTGGGAAAGGTGCGCGATGCAGACGTGCATCTGCAGCGGTTGCGCGCTTATCGGGCGGCCTCCACGCTCGAAGAGCGCGAGGCGATCGAACGCCTTCGCAGCGCCGTCGCGCGCCGCAAACGCAAAGCGGAGAACCGTCTCGATGCGTTCTTACGGGTCTCGCAATGA